In Sulfitobacter albidus, the following proteins share a genomic window:
- a CDS encoding acyl-CoA synthetase codes for MGFNGHQDRARIEGESAWEDRDLHKTLYGMLSATAAKFPKHNAMTYQLQSGPTDPAETLNWQQFHDKSVQAANLFRSLGVGPTDVVAYVLPNATETALSLIGGAIAGIVNPINPLLDASQIGAILRETGATVVVTLKPFPKTDVAEKTAEAVKLAPNVKTVLEVDLLRYLTGLKKFIVPLIRPKRKTQNQATYKDFNAELAKQPKTLTFEDVQEDRVAFYFHTGGTTGMPKVAQHKYSGMIYNAWLGNTMLYNENEVAMCPLPLFHVMAVHSVLMGVIHSGAHIVLPTPQGYRGEGVFDNFWKLCERWGVTFIITVPTAISAMMQRPINADLSTVKTAFSGSAPLPQELFKRFEKSTGIGIIEGYGLTEATVLVSFNPIDGEKRIGSIGVEIPYTRVRIIKGTENGPVHAGVDEIGEICVSNPGVFAGNTYTEADKNKDLYYDEKFLRTGDLGRKDADGYIWITGRAKDLIIRGGHNIDPAEIEEALLGHEAVAFAGAIGQPDAHAGEVPCAFVELVEGARVTEDELLAFCTEHVKERAAQPKHMTIMDELPKTAVGKIFKPDLRRHAITRVYNGELEKAGVAARVDHVIDDKKRGLVAQVAMNGADKAAVGDVLGNFANQWDAI; via the coding sequence ATGGGTTTCAACGGACACCAAGACCGCGCGCGCATCGAAGGCGAAAGCGCGTGGGAAGACCGCGATCTGCACAAGACGCTCTACGGGATGCTGTCGGCGACGGCGGCCAAGTTCCCCAAGCACAACGCGATGACGTACCAGCTGCAGTCCGGCCCGACCGACCCGGCCGAAACGCTGAACTGGCAGCAATTCCACGACAAATCCGTGCAGGCGGCCAACCTGTTCCGCAGCCTTGGCGTCGGTCCTACGGATGTGGTGGCCTATGTGCTGCCTAACGCGACAGAAACCGCGCTGAGCCTGATCGGCGGGGCCATCGCCGGTATCGTGAACCCGATCAACCCGCTGCTGGACGCCAGCCAGATCGGCGCCATCCTGCGCGAGACGGGGGCGACCGTGGTCGTCACGCTCAAACCCTTCCCCAAGACGGATGTGGCCGAGAAAACCGCCGAGGCGGTGAAGCTCGCGCCGAACGTCAAGACCGTGCTTGAGGTCGATCTGCTGCGCTATCTCACGGGCCTCAAGAAATTTATCGTGCCGCTGATCCGCCCCAAGCGGAAAACGCAGAACCAGGCGACATACAAGGATTTCAACGCGGAACTGGCCAAGCAGCCCAAAACGCTGACATTCGAGGATGTGCAGGAGGACCGCGTCGCGTTCTACTTCCACACCGGGGGCACCACGGGGATGCCCAAGGTCGCGCAGCACAAGTATTCGGGCATGATCTACAACGCCTGGCTGGGCAACACGATGCTGTATAACGAGAACGAGGTTGCGATGTGTCCGCTGCCGCTGTTCCACGTGATGGCGGTACATTCGGTGCTGATGGGGGTCATCCATTCGGGCGCGCATATCGTGCTGCCCACGCCGCAAGGCTATCGCGGCGAAGGGGTGTTCGACAACTTCTGGAAGCTGTGCGAGCGCTGGGGCGTGACGTTTATCATCACCGTGCCGACTGCGATTTCCGCCATGATGCAGCGTCCGATCAATGCGGATCTGTCGACGGTCAAGACGGCGTTCTCGGGCTCCGCACCGCTGCCGCAGGAATTGTTCAAGCGGTTCGAGAAATCCACCGGTATCGGCATCATCGAGGGCTACGGCCTGACCGAGGCGACGGTGCTGGTGTCGTTCAACCCGATTGACGGCGAAAAGCGTATCGGCTCCATCGGGGTGGAGATCCCCTACACCCGTGTGCGCATCATCAAGGGCACGGAAAACGGCCCCGTCCATGCGGGCGTGGATGAGATCGGGGAGATCTGCGTGTCGAACCCCGGCGTCTTTGCCGGGAACACCTATACCGAGGCCGACAAGAACAAAGACCTCTACTACGACGAGAAGTTCCTGCGCACGGGCGATCTGGGCCGCAAGGATGCGGATGGCTATATCTGGATTACCGGTCGGGCGAAGGATCTGATCATTCGCGGCGGTCACAACATCGACCCCGCCGAGATCGAGGAGGCGCTGCTGGGCCACGAGGCCGTCGCCTTTGCGGGCGCCATCGGTCAGCCCGACGCGCACGCGGGCGAGGTGCCTTGCGCCTTTGTCGAGCTGGTCGAGGGTGCGCGCGTGACCGAGGACGAATTGCTGGCGTTCTGCACGGAACACGTCAAGGAGCGCGCGGCGCAGCCCAAGCATATGACCATCATGGACGAGCTGCCCAAGACCGCCGTCGGCAAGATCTTCAAACCCGATCTGCGCCGCCATGCCATCACCCGCGTCTACAACGGGGAGCTGGAGAAGGCGGGCGTGGCCGCGCGGGTCGATCACGTGATCGACGACAAAAAGCGTGGGTTGGTCGCACAGGTCGCGATGAACGGGGCCGACAAGGCCGCCGTGGGGGACGTGCTGGGCAATTTTGCCAACCAGTGGGACGCGATCTGA
- a CDS encoding alkaline phosphatase family protein: MQNKLLLIILDGVPWRNWRRLFGNLEGWVDSGEARVWKIRSVLPSISASCYASIHTGMPPARHGCTGNGNVFHLGQPDVFGQVRAAGGITGAVAHSFWSEFFNRAPFDYVRDIEYDEPESTSINHGRFHTMTGYGRDNQMTPSDVDLFATLSNLCQRFSLDYGMLHTCTLDSMGHRYFHDCQEMDHACFVMDEMLAPFIHKWRAAGYEIIVTADHGQDERGHHGGRGALQQEAALYYFGPAEGPPDTTVIDQLQLAPTILSRLGADIPDTMQAKPFLR, translated from the coding sequence ATGCAAAACAAGTTGCTTCTGATCATTCTGGACGGCGTGCCCTGGCGCAACTGGCGCCGCCTTTTCGGCAATCTCGAAGGGTGGGTCGACAGTGGCGAGGCGCGCGTGTGGAAGATCCGTTCGGTCCTGCCCTCGATCTCCGCCTCCTGCTACGCCTCGATCCATACGGGGATGCCGCCCGCCCGGCACGGCTGCACCGGCAACGGCAACGTCTTTCACTTGGGCCAGCCCGACGTCTTTGGTCAGGTCCGCGCGGCGGGCGGGATCACCGGCGCTGTCGCCCACAGCTTCTGGTCCGAATTCTTCAACCGCGCGCCTTTCGACTACGTGCGCGATATCGAATACGATGAGCCGGAAAGCACCAGCATCAACCACGGACGCTTTCATACCATGACGGGCTACGGCCGGGATAACCAGATGACGCCCTCCGACGTCGATCTGTTCGCCACGCTGAGCAACCTGTGCCAGCGCTTCTCGCTCGATTACGGGATGCTGCACACCTGCACGCTCGACAGCATGGGCCACCGCTATTTCCACGACTGTCAGGAAATGGATCACGCCTGTTTCGTGATGGACGAAATGCTCGCTCCGTTCATCCACAAATGGCGCGCGGCGGGGTACGAGATCATCGTCACCGCCGATCACGGGCAGGACGAACGCGGCCACCACGGAGGGCGTGGGGCGCTGCAACAAGAGGCGGCGCTCTATTACTTCGGGCCCGCCGAAGGCCCGCCCGACACCACCGTGATCGACCAGCTGCAACTGGCCCCCACGATCCTCAGCCGCCTTGGCGCCGACATCCCCGACACCATGCAAGCCAAACCGTTCCTGCGCTAG
- a CDS encoding alpha/beta hydrolase, producing MGRDLSPVDYDAYLDPEVRAYIARGAAFYPPGATALTVAEQRATYDAMCAEFHAGTPPGVVTVDEAWGGVPCRRYEVGATDTTVIYYHGGGFVVGGLHSHDDVCAEICARTGFRVISVDYALAPEAVFPACYTDAFAAFRAIRTAHAGPIVLAGDSAGGNLAAAVSHAARAEVAGQVLIYPGLGGDRTRGSYVTHAQAPELTTADLVAYETLRTGGAVPPVGDPRYAPLHDSDFGGLPPSVIVTAECDPLASDGEAYRDAIRAAGGRAVWFDEAGLVHGCLRARHMSAKAAGLFDRVVDGVAALGAGRWPY from the coding sequence GTGGGACGCGATCTGAGCCCGGTAGATTATGACGCGTATCTCGACCCCGAGGTACGCGCCTATATCGCGCGTGGGGCGGCGTTCTATCCGCCCGGCGCGACCGCGCTGACTGTAGCCGAGCAGCGCGCGACCTATGACGCCATGTGCGCGGAGTTTCATGCGGGCACCCCGCCGGGGGTCGTCACCGTTGACGAGGCCTGGGGCGGGGTGCCCTGCCGCCGCTACGAGGTCGGCGCCACTGACACCACCGTCATCTACTACCACGGGGGCGGGTTCGTCGTGGGCGGGCTGCACAGCCACGACGACGTCTGCGCCGAGATCTGCGCGCGCACGGGCTTTCGGGTGATTTCGGTGGACTATGCGCTGGCGCCCGAGGCGGTGTTTCCCGCCTGCTACACCGATGCTTTTGCGGCGTTCCGGGCGATCCGGACGGCTCATGCGGGGCCGATCGTGCTGGCGGGCGACAGTGCCGGCGGCAATCTCGCGGCAGCGGTGAGCCACGCGGCGCGGGCAGAGGTGGCGGGGCAGGTGCTGATCTATCCCGGTCTTGGCGGGGACCGTACGCGCGGCAGCTACGTCACCCACGCGCAGGCCCCCGAACTGACGACCGCTGATCTGGTGGCCTATGAGACGCTGCGCACGGGCGGGGCGGTGCCGCCGGTGGGTGATCCGCGCTATGCGCCCCTGCACGACAGTGATTTTGGCGGGCTGCCGCCGTCGGTCATCGTGACGGCGGAATGCGACCCGCTGGCCAGCGACGGGGAAGCCTACCGCGACGCGATCCGCGCCGCCGGAGGGCGGGCGGTGTGGTTTGACGAGGCTGGTCTGGTGCACGGGTGTCTGCGCGCGCGGCACATGAGCGCGAAGGCGGCGGGGCTGTTCGACCGTGTGGTCGATGGGGTGGCCGCGCTGGGCGCCGGGCGCTGGCCCTACTAG
- the lysM gene encoding peptidoglycan-binding protein LysM: MGLWSFVKGAGKKVFGGDDDAEVSGAALNDELKDLGLDAEGLDITVEGDKVKVKGKAASQEMREKVILAVGNVEGVAEVEDEIEGGAGEPVFHTVEAGDTLWAISEKALGNGARYEEIFEANKPMLSHPDKIYPGQVLRIPTA, from the coding sequence ATGGGTTTGTGGAGTTTCGTAAAAGGGGCGGGCAAGAAGGTATTTGGCGGCGATGACGACGCCGAAGTCTCCGGCGCCGCGCTCAACGATGAGCTGAAGGATCTGGGGCTGGACGCCGAAGGCCTCGACATCACGGTCGAGGGTGACAAGGTGAAGGTCAAAGGCAAGGCCGCAAGCCAGGAAATGCGTGAGAAGGTCATTCTGGCCGTGGGCAACGTCGAAGGCGTGGCCGAGGTTGAGGACGAGATCGAGGGCGGCGCGGGCGAGCCTGTGTTCCACACGGTCGAGGCGGGCGACACGCTTTGGGCGATCTCGGAAAAGGCGCTGGGCAACGGCGCGCGCTACGAGGAAATCTTTGAGGCGAACAAGCCGATGCTGAGCCACCCGGACAAGATCTATCCCGGTCAGGTGCTGCGCATCCCCACGGCCTGA
- a CDS encoding ABC transporter transmembrane domain-containing protein, with translation MARSPAPAPAPSQDADRESSRQISALRALAPFLRPYTGLMVAAITALVLTAVISLLLPMAVRRVVDNFETAEMALLDQYFLGALGIAGLLAIGTALRYALVTRLGERVVADIRKAVFDRVIGMSPVFYERVMTGEVLSRITTDTTLILSVIGSSVSVALRNVLIFFGGMALMLLTSAKLTGLVLLIVPAVVVPILVLGRRLRVLSRENQDWIAASSGNASESLGAVQTVQAFTHEAASRGQFAAMTESSFDAARRRIRTRAFLTSIVIFLVFSGVVGVLWIGARDVRAGDMSPGMLVQFLIYAILVAGAVAALSEIWSELQRAAGATERLVDLLETRDPVVDPANAAPLPAPVQGHIRFENVGFNYPARPDIPALDGMTLDIKPGETVAFVGPSGAGKTTVIQMILRFYDPQTGRITFDGVDLKALARPELRRHIALVPQDPVIFAASARDNIRFGRPDATDAEIDAAARAAAAHDFIAALPDGYDSYLGERGVMLSGGQKQRIAIARAILRDAPVLLLDEATSALDAESEVAVQAAVEELSADRTTLVVAHRLATVKKADRIVVLEAGRIVDEGTHDALVAKGGLYARLARLQFTDGLAAE, from the coding sequence TCGTTGCTGTTGCCGATGGCCGTGCGCCGGGTGGTGGATAATTTCGAGACCGCCGAGATGGCGCTGCTCGATCAGTACTTCCTCGGCGCGCTGGGCATTGCCGGGTTGCTCGCCATCGGGACCGCGCTGCGCTACGCGCTGGTGACGCGGCTGGGCGAGCGGGTGGTGGCCGATATCCGAAAGGCGGTATTCGACCGGGTGATCGGGATGAGTCCGGTATTCTACGAGCGGGTGATGACCGGCGAGGTGCTGAGCCGGATCACCACGGATACGACGCTGATCCTGTCGGTGATCGGCTCCTCCGTATCGGTGGCGCTGCGCAACGTGTTGATTTTCTTCGGGGGCATGGCCCTGATGCTGCTGACCTCGGCCAAGCTGACGGGGCTGGTGCTGCTGATCGTGCCTGCGGTGGTGGTGCCGATCCTCGTGCTGGGGCGTCGTTTGCGGGTACTGAGCCGGGAGAATCAGGATTGGATCGCGGCGAGTTCGGGCAATGCCTCCGAAAGCCTTGGCGCGGTGCAGACCGTGCAGGCCTTTACCCATGAGGCGGCGAGCCGGGGGCAGTTCGCGGCCATGACCGAAAGCTCGTTCGATGCGGCGCGCAGGCGGATCCGCACGCGGGCGTTCCTGACGTCGATCGTGATCTTTCTGGTGTTTTCGGGTGTGGTGGGCGTTTTGTGGATCGGTGCGCGGGACGTGCGCGCGGGCGATATGTCGCCGGGCATGCTGGTGCAATTCCTGATCTACGCGATCCTTGTGGCGGGCGCGGTGGCCGCCTTGTCCGAGATCTGGTCAGAGCTGCAACGCGCAGCGGGCGCGACCGAGCGGTTGGTCGATCTGCTGGAGACGCGCGATCCGGTGGTCGATCCGGCCAATGCCGCCCCGCTGCCCGCGCCCGTTCAGGGGCATATCCGCTTTGAAAACGTCGGCTTCAACTACCCCGCGCGGCCCGATATTCCGGCGCTGGATGGCATGACGCTGGATATCAAGCCCGGTGAGACGGTCGCCTTTGTCGGCCCGTCGGGCGCGGGCAAGACGACCGTGATCCAGATGATCCTGCGGTTCTACGATCCGCAGACGGGGCGGATCACCTTTGACGGGGTGGATCTGAAGGCGCTGGCGCGCCCCGAGCTGCGCCGCCATATCGCGCTGGTGCCGCAGGATCCGGTGATCTTTGCCGCGAGCGCCCGCGACAACATCCGGTTTGGCCGCCCCGATGCCACGGATGCCGAGATTGATGCCGCCGCCCGTGCGGCCGCCGCGCATGATTTCATCGCGGCGCTGCCCGACGGCTATGACAGCTATCTGGGCGAGCGTGGGGTGATGCTGTCGGGCGGGCAAAAGCAGCGCATCGCCATCGCGCGTGCGATCCTGCGCGACGCGCCGGTGTTGCTGCTGGACGAGGCGACGAGCGCGCTGGACGCCGAAAGCGAGGTCGCCGTGCAGGCCGCCGTCGAAGAGCTGAGCGCGGATCGCACCACACTGGTGGTCGCGCACCGTCTGGCGACGGTGAAAAAGGCCGACCGCATCGTGGTGCTGGAGGCCGGGCGCATCGTGGATGAGGGCACGCATGACGCGCTGGTGGCCAAGGGCGGGCTGTACGCGCGGCTGGCGCGGTTGCAGTTCACCGACGGGCTCGCCGCCGAGTAG